In Phycisphaeraceae bacterium, a single genomic region encodes these proteins:
- a CDS encoding Rrf2 family transcriptional regulator, whose amino-acid sequence MFFRESDLIAREHPDLIREVERLDARLATVRSQSPLRPKDFAGVINAEANLVESLFELLAEHGVVAADEMVECDRCQILNSADAFRRAIADEDLFECAGCGAAVPARTQIEVIYRMTPTSLAFALAARSAQRPPPSQTTVPTLAEEPLSDRAQEVLVAMLDLGAIDSDRRQSTEMIAKKASDGDANALKAVMSDLKTRGLIVTKTGRGGGCWLTTSGHARAVKLRDAVGNSATV is encoded by the coding sequence ATGTTCTTTCGCGAATCCGATCTTATTGCGCGTGAACATCCTGACTTGATTCGCGAGGTCGAGCGACTTGACGCGCGCCTCGCCACCGTGCGGTCTCAATCGCCGCTGAGGCCGAAGGACTTCGCTGGCGTGATCAACGCGGAGGCGAATCTCGTGGAGTCACTCTTTGAGCTCCTTGCCGAGCATGGCGTCGTTGCGGCCGACGAGATGGTCGAATGTGACCGCTGCCAGATTCTGAACTCAGCCGATGCCTTTCGCCGTGCGATCGCCGACGAGGACCTCTTCGAATGCGCCGGCTGCGGTGCCGCCGTTCCAGCTCGCACACAGATCGAAGTCATCTATCGGATGACGCCGACATCGCTCGCATTCGCGCTTGCGGCCAGGTCGGCGCAGCGCCCTCCGCCCTCTCAGACGACAGTCCCGACGCTTGCGGAGGAGCCCCTGAGCGATCGCGCACAAGAGGTGCTTGTCGCAATGCTCGATCTCGGCGCCATCGATTCGGATCGGCGCCAATCCACCGAGATGATCGCGAAGAAGGCCAGTGATGGCGACGCCAACGCTCTCAAGGCGGTCATGAGTGACCTGAAGACTCGCGGCCTGATCGTGACCAAGACCGGGCGCGGTGGTGGATGCTGGCTCACGACGAGCGGCCACGCGCGCGCAGTGAAACTCCGCGACGCCGTCGGAAACTCCGCAACTGTTTAG
- a CDS encoding recombinase family protein, translating into MTKRQREAESDRVIRCAVYTRKSSEEGLDQDFNSLDAQREAAESFIASQRAEGWRCIPTRYDDGGFTGGNIDRPAVQRLLADIDAGLIDCVVVYKVDRLSRSLLDFARMMESFERHGVSFVSVTQQFNTTHSMGRLTLNILLSFAQFEREIISERTRDKIAATKRKGMWSGGRPILGYDIDRLPGGNRLVVNAAEAERVRRIFELYLECGSVLKTMRRLDEMGWRNKSWTTKGGVAQGGRGFEPPQLLGLLTNVAYLGKVKHKDDVYDGLHDAIVDQNVFDRVAETLKANRSGDGRGSGNKHGALLKGLVRCKACGCAMIHHYASDRSKAGIEKHYRYYVCTNAQKRGWSECPAPSLPAQELERFVVDQLRSLGRDDALMAEAVRGAQEQLRERVDELDAERTGVSARHLAARDALRELVDSGQDRNGSAARASELRSEIGALTAQQRRLDARLTALRNRMLDEDELVGALEAFDPMWTALASTERERLIHLLVQSVEYDAASESLSVTFHAQDDATLEEVTCQT; encoded by the coding sequence ATGACCAAGCGCCAGCGCGAAGCCGAATCCGATCGCGTGATCCGCTGCGCGGTCTACACGCGCAAGTCGAGCGAGGAGGGCCTGGACCAGGACTTCAACTCGCTCGACGCACAGCGCGAGGCCGCCGAGTCGTTCATCGCGAGCCAGAGGGCTGAGGGCTGGCGCTGCATCCCCACGCGCTATGACGACGGCGGATTCACCGGCGGCAACATCGACCGCCCTGCCGTGCAGCGCCTTCTCGCTGACATCGATGCCGGATTGATCGACTGTGTCGTCGTCTACAAGGTCGATCGCCTCAGCCGATCGCTGCTCGACTTCGCGCGCATGATGGAGTCGTTCGAGAGGCACGGCGTCTCGTTCGTCTCGGTCACGCAGCAGTTCAACACGACCCACTCGATGGGTCGGCTCACGCTGAACATTCTGCTTTCGTTCGCGCAGTTCGAGCGCGAGATCATCTCGGAGCGCACGCGCGACAAGATCGCAGCCACGAAGCGCAAGGGCATGTGGAGCGGCGGGCGCCCGATCCTCGGCTACGACATCGATCGGCTGCCCGGCGGCAACCGACTCGTGGTCAATGCTGCTGAAGCGGAGCGCGTGCGTCGCATCTTCGAGCTCTACCTCGAGTGCGGCTCCGTGTTGAAGACGATGCGACGGCTCGACGAGATGGGCTGGAGGAACAAGTCGTGGACGACCAAGGGCGGCGTGGCCCAAGGCGGGCGGGGCTTTGAGCCCCCGCAGCTTCTTGGTCTGCTGACCAATGTTGCCTACCTCGGCAAGGTGAAACACAAGGACGATGTGTACGACGGACTCCACGACGCGATCGTCGATCAGAACGTGTTCGACCGCGTCGCGGAGACGCTGAAGGCCAATCGCAGCGGTGACGGTCGCGGCAGTGGGAACAAGCACGGCGCGCTCCTCAAGGGGCTCGTGCGTTGCAAGGCCTGCGGCTGCGCGATGATCCACCACTACGCCAGCGACCGGTCAAAGGCGGGCATTGAGAAGCACTACCGCTACTACGTCTGCACGAACGCCCAGAAGCGAGGCTGGAGCGAGTGCCCTGCCCCTTCGCTTCCTGCCCAGGAACTGGAGCGGTTCGTGGTGGACCAGCTTCGATCCCTGGGTCGCGACGACGCGTTGATGGCGGAGGCGGTCCGCGGCGCGCAGGAACAGCTGCGAGAGCGCGTCGACGAGCTGGACGCGGAACGCACGGGCGTCTCCGCTCGACATCTCGCCGCGCGCGATGCACTGCGCGAACTGGTGGACTCTGGCCAAGATCGCAATGGCAGTGCGGCACGTGCGAGCGAGTTGCGCTCCGAGATCGGCGCGCTCACCGCTCAGCAGCGGCGCCTTGATGCTCGACTCACGGCGCTTCGGAACCGCATGCTCGATGAGGATGAATTGGTTGGCGCGCTGGAGGCGTTCGATCCCATGTGGACCGCGCTGGCCTCCACCGAGCGAGAGCGGCTCATCCACCTGCTCGTCCAGAGCGTCGAGTACGACGCCGCGAGCGAGTCGCTCAGCGTGACCTTCCACGCGCAGGACGATGCCACGCTTGAGGAGGTGACATGCCAGACATGA
- a CDS encoding DUF2924 domain-containing protein, which yields MIEVDSITKQIAALERMTVGQLQKRYADVFGEPARSGNRQWLFRRVAWRIQALAEGDLAKRAIERSRALARELARDADLRLRPPPAPPPTLRGSLAATAQLAIDRDGRVPPPGALLTRRFKGREYRVTILPNGFELDGETYRSLSAVAHAITGSHWNGMLFFGLTKPREAANS from the coding sequence ATGATCGAAGTCGACTCCATTACCAAGCAGATCGCCGCCCTCGAACGCATGACAGTCGGCCAGCTCCAGAAGCGATACGCCGACGTCTTCGGAGAACCAGCGCGCTCGGGCAACAGGCAGTGGCTCTTCCGCCGCGTCGCCTGGCGGATTCAGGCGCTCGCCGAGGGCGATCTCGCCAAGCGTGCGATCGAGCGATCACGAGCACTCGCGCGCGAACTGGCGCGTGACGCCGATCTTCGCCTTCGACCACCACCGGCCCCGCCACCGACACTTCGGGGCTCTCTCGCCGCCACGGCGCAACTTGCCATCGACCGCGACGGTCGCGTCCCGCCGCCCGGCGCGTTGCTCACGCGCCGCTTCAAGGGCCGCGAGTACCGCGTCACCATCCTGCCGAACGGATTCGAGCTCGACGGCGAGACCTACCGCTCGCTCAGCGCGGTCGCCCACGCGATCACCGGCTCGCACTGGAACGGCATGCTCTTCTTCGGGCTCACGAAGCCCAGGGAGGCGGCAAACTCATGA